The following are from one region of the Flavimobilis soli genome:
- a CDS encoding metallopeptidase family protein, producing the protein MPDRRRRTPRAPEGDLPAAYSSGWPTLPAPAAGVRRRDRRGRGLRGPLIPAHLPAARTRAERFDEIVLATVERLERSWAKQLAGTEFAVEDVPPSDPAPWEHRRGVPMGRYFPADGPLAHRIVVYRRPVEERAVDRDEIAEIVRTVVVEQVAHMLGRSPEEIDPGFVEGP; encoded by the coding sequence ATGCCGGACAGACGCCGCCGCACGCCTCGTGCCCCCGAGGGCGACCTCCCGGCCGCGTACAGCTCAGGGTGGCCCACCCTCCCCGCCCCTGCGGCAGGCGTGCGCCGTCGCGACCGTCGGGGCCGCGGCTTGCGCGGCCCCCTCATCCCGGCGCATCTTCCGGCGGCGCGCACGCGCGCCGAGCGTTTCGACGAGATCGTCCTCGCGACGGTCGAGCGGCTCGAGCGATCGTGGGCGAAGCAGCTCGCTGGGACGGAGTTCGCGGTCGAGGACGTGCCTCCGTCGGACCCGGCGCCGTGGGAGCACCGTCGCGGGGTGCCGATGGGCCGCTACTTCCCCGCGGACGGGCCGCTCGCTCACCGGATCGTCGTGTACCGCCGCCCGGTCGAGGAGCGCGCGGTGGACCGTGACGAGATCGCGGAGATCGTCCGGACGGTCGTCGTCGAGCAGGTCGCGCACATGCTCGGGCGCAGCCCTGAGGAGATCGACCCGGGCTTCGTCGAGGGTCCCTGA
- a CDS encoding cation diffusion facilitator family transporter translates to MAHGGGNKAILAALAANLGIAVTKFVAYLLTHSSSMLAESVHSLADSGNQLLLLVGGKRARREATPEHPFGYGRARYLYAFLVSIILFSLGGLFALYEAYHKWHDPHPIESWHWVPVVVLVAAIAMEGFSFRTAVHEADPLRGSRSWWQFIRTAKAPELPVVLLEDFGALVGLVLALGGVSMTLVTGNGLWDAAGTASIGVLLIVIAVVLALEIKSLLIGEAASPEHVASVRTALVGEGVVSVIHLRTMHLGPEEILVAAKIEVDAAETAAEVAQAIDAAEIRVRHALPGIEATIYLEPDLRRSVGV, encoded by the coding sequence GTGGCGCACGGTGGAGGAAACAAGGCGATCCTGGCGGCGCTGGCCGCCAACCTGGGGATCGCCGTGACGAAGTTCGTGGCGTACCTGCTCACGCACTCGTCGTCGATGCTCGCCGAGTCCGTGCACTCGCTCGCCGACTCGGGCAACCAGCTGCTCCTCCTCGTGGGCGGCAAGCGCGCCCGCCGCGAGGCGACCCCTGAGCACCCCTTCGGTTACGGTCGGGCTCGCTACCTGTACGCCTTCCTCGTCTCGATCATCCTGTTCTCGCTCGGCGGCCTGTTCGCTCTCTACGAGGCGTACCACAAGTGGCACGACCCGCACCCGATCGAGTCGTGGCACTGGGTGCCGGTCGTCGTCCTCGTCGCGGCGATCGCCATGGAGGGCTTCTCCTTCCGGACGGCCGTCCACGAGGCCGACCCGCTGCGCGGCTCGCGCTCGTGGTGGCAGTTCATCCGCACCGCGAAGGCGCCCGAGCTGCCGGTCGTCCTTCTCGAGGACTTCGGTGCGCTCGTCGGCCTCGTCCTCGCGCTCGGCGGCGTCAGCATGACCCTCGTGACGGGCAACGGGCTGTGGGACGCCGCAGGCACCGCGTCCATCGGGGTGCTGCTCATCGTCATCGCGGTCGTGCTCGCCCTCGAGATCAAGTCGCTCCTGATCGGCGAGGCTGCCTCGCCCGAGCACGTCGCCTCGGTGCGCACGGCGCTCGTCGGCGAGGGGGTCGTGTCGGTCATCCACCTGCGCACGATGCACCTCGGCCCGGAGGAGATCCTCGTGGCCGCGAAGATCGAGGTCGACGCCGCCGAGACGGCGGCTGAGGTCGCACAGGCGATCGACGCCGCCGAGATCCGTGTCCGGCACGCGCTGCCCGGGATCGAGGCGACGATCTATCTGGAGCCTGACCTGCGCAGGTCCGTCGGAGTGTGA
- a CDS encoding DUF3499 domain-containing protein: protein MRSVRQCSRTACLRPAVATLTYVYSDSTAVLGPLATNAEPHSYDLCGEHAERLTAPRGWEVVRLEAEFVEAGPSPDDLLALADAVREAGRSTPPSPRGRHAALPEPVQVGEVARKGHLRVLRGEG from the coding sequence GTGAGAAGCGTCCGTCAGTGTTCCCGAACCGCGTGCCTGCGCCCCGCCGTGGCGACGCTGACGTACGTGTACTCCGACTCGACCGCCGTCCTCGGCCCGCTCGCGACGAACGCGGAGCCCCACAGCTACGACCTGTGCGGCGAGCACGCCGAGCGCCTGACGGCCCCGCGCGGCTGGGAGGTCGTGCGGCTCGAGGCCGAGTTCGTCGAGGCGGGGCCTTCGCCCGACGACCTGCTCGCGCTCGCTGACGCCGTCCGCGAGGCCGGCCGTTCCACACCCCCGTCGCCGCGCGGCCGGCACGCCGCGCTGCCCGAGCCGGTCCAGGTCGGCGAGGTCGCCCGCAAGGGGCACCTGCGCGTCCTGCGCGGAGAAGGCTGA
- a CDS encoding glycosyltransferase — protein MNRPTPHSAPSVPSLDVTAVVVTRGTTPFLPTTLAAVGASTLAPSRVVVVDVTPREKDRAQVPEQLGPDVAVTTLHAPDAHTFGEAVNAAIAHLTGEQVPDTGRRSQRARPAEPAAAPELERDGWLWLLHDDSPPEPGALEALVRVVENKPSVVVAGAKQRDLDDPSRLLEVGLTTSPTGVRMTGIEEGEVDQGQHDGAEDVLAVGLAGALFRLDAWRALGGTDPAYGKYGDGLEICRRARLAGHRVIVVPQAAVRHARASLTDRRDRDPDHVPEPERTVGARRRSALHYRLAGASPAAVPLHMLAILLAAPFLAMAQLAAKRPRRARAEITAAIGAVLRPVALARSRRRARRTAALPRRAITPLRATWREVAAERRDRRLSQAARRRAALAADPFARAERRRDRARRTAGLVGTVLLLTAVTVWWLGDAIGPLADGGRLVSANLLPAGVSLQELWNDVADGWLRAGTGAPGASDPLMTTLLPATALAHLLGGDLQVVVNLLLLLAPVLAGTGAWFAAGTATKSLVLRTVAALVWVAAPSLAVSLVDGRVGAVLAHVALPWLAWGALKGVGLGARAPLAPAAAGPDAVLSPAGSLPAAALGGLAAAAAVGGAPHLTAPILASLLVLAVLLPRHRGRRGYRRNLALVAAPVLLVLAPLVAELLRSGPGAHWRVLLTDPGVAVPHATAPAWQQLLGWPVPAEEWFPRWTGVAWLDAALPFTVGALVVLAAVSALTRPGLRARAVRGAWLVAALALAAAAAAALLVVGQGAEGGVRTWTGGAVSLVLLALGGAALVGLDGVTARAAQHSFGWRQLSLGLGVAAILAAAGATIAHAGLSTDLTASSGHGLRVLQRDVVPAVGRQMQEEPRAGRVLVLDAGDEITYQLLRGNGPLLTESSVVLTERGLHTDDAAGPLGGAVAALVGVSGEESEQLADLGVAAVVVSPAGTPAQREELVANLGTSAALEQVAEGEYGTIWRVVSGLPSAEGTPAVVSWARVVDERGAALVVPSDGTSLDVALSSLDQPAAAGTWTAPPGRRLLVLAETADPGWRATLDGRELTAVEGERWEQAFELPADATGRVVVQFESVGSGWWRATIVGFAVVYVLLLIPVRRKVTTR, from the coding sequence ATGAACCGACCCACCCCGCACTCCGCGCCCAGCGTCCCGAGCCTCGACGTCACGGCCGTCGTCGTGACCCGCGGGACCACCCCCTTCCTCCCGACGACGCTCGCCGCCGTCGGGGCGTCTACGCTCGCCCCGAGCCGGGTCGTCGTCGTCGACGTCACGCCCCGCGAGAAGGACCGCGCCCAGGTCCCCGAGCAGCTCGGCCCCGACGTCGCCGTGACCACGCTCCACGCCCCCGACGCCCACACGTTCGGGGAGGCCGTCAACGCAGCGATCGCCCACCTCACCGGCGAGCAGGTCCCCGACACAGGTCGACGCTCGCAGCGGGCCCGGCCCGCCGAGCCCGCCGCAGCACCCGAGCTCGAACGGGACGGCTGGCTCTGGCTGCTCCACGACGACTCCCCGCCCGAGCCGGGCGCGCTCGAGGCGCTCGTCCGCGTGGTCGAGAACAAGCCCTCCGTCGTCGTCGCGGGTGCCAAGCAACGCGACCTCGACGATCCGTCCCGCCTGCTCGAGGTCGGCCTGACCACCTCGCCCACAGGTGTCCGGATGACCGGCATCGAGGAGGGCGAGGTCGACCAGGGCCAGCACGACGGCGCCGAGGACGTCCTCGCCGTCGGGCTCGCCGGAGCCCTCTTCCGCCTCGACGCGTGGCGCGCCCTCGGCGGCACGGACCCGGCGTACGGGAAGTACGGTGACGGTCTCGAGATCTGCCGCCGCGCCCGCCTCGCAGGTCACCGCGTCATCGTCGTCCCGCAGGCAGCCGTGCGGCACGCCCGCGCGAGCCTCACCGACCGCCGGGACCGCGACCCCGACCACGTCCCCGAGCCCGAGCGCACCGTCGGTGCCCGCCGCCGCTCCGCGCTCCACTACCGCCTCGCCGGCGCCTCGCCCGCAGCCGTCCCGCTGCACATGCTCGCGATCCTGCTCGCCGCGCCGTTCCTCGCGATGGCCCAGCTCGCTGCCAAGCGGCCCCGCAGGGCGCGCGCCGAGATCACCGCGGCGATCGGAGCCGTCCTGCGACCGGTCGCCCTCGCCAGGTCGCGTCGCCGCGCGCGCCGCACCGCCGCGCTGCCGCGTCGCGCGATCACGCCGCTGCGTGCGACGTGGCGGGAGGTCGCCGCGGAGCGCCGCGACCGCCGCCTCTCGCAGGCCGCGCGCCGACGCGCCGCGCTGGCCGCAGACCCGTTCGCGCGCGCCGAGCGGCGCCGCGACCGCGCCCGCCGCACCGCAGGCCTCGTCGGGACCGTCCTGCTGCTCACCGCCGTGACCGTGTGGTGGCTCGGAGACGCGATCGGCCCGCTCGCCGACGGCGGCCGCCTCGTCTCCGCCAACCTCCTGCCCGCGGGCGTGTCGCTGCAGGAGCTGTGGAACGACGTCGCCGACGGATGGCTCCGCGCCGGCACCGGTGCGCCGGGCGCGTCCGACCCGCTGATGACGACCCTCCTACCCGCAACCGCCCTCGCGCACCTGCTCGGCGGGGACCTCCAGGTCGTCGTCAACCTCCTGCTGCTGCTCGCACCCGTGCTCGCGGGGACCGGTGCCTGGTTCGCGGCCGGCACCGCCACCAAGTCGCTCGTCCTGCGTACCGTCGCCGCTCTCGTCTGGGTCGCGGCCCCGAGCCTCGCCGTCAGCCTCGTGGACGGACGCGTCGGCGCGGTGCTCGCGCACGTCGCGCTGCCGTGGCTCGCCTGGGGCGCGCTCAAGGGCGTCGGCCTCGGCGCCCGTGCACCGCTCGCGCCCGCAGCCGCAGGCCCCGACGCGGTGCTGTCGCCGGCGGGCTCGCTCCCGGCTGCCGCGCTCGGCGGCCTCGCCGCTGCAGCGGCGGTCGGTGGCGCGCCGCACCTCACCGCGCCGATCCTCGCCTCGCTGCTCGTCCTTGCCGTCCTTCTGCCGCGCCACCGCGGCCGGCGCGGCTACCGCCGCAACCTCGCCCTCGTCGCCGCGCCCGTGCTCCTCGTGCTCGCGCCCCTCGTCGCCGAGCTCCTGCGCTCGGGCCCCGGCGCGCACTGGCGCGTCCTGCTGACCGACCCGGGCGTCGCTGTGCCCCACGCGACCGCACCAGCGTGGCAGCAGCTGCTCGGGTGGCCGGTGCCGGCGGAGGAGTGGTTCCCGCGCTGGACCGGCGTCGCGTGGCTCGACGCTGCGCTCCCGTTCACCGTCGGCGCGCTCGTCGTGCTCGCCGCCGTGTCCGCGCTCACGCGGCCCGGGCTGCGGGCGCGCGCCGTGCGCGGCGCGTGGCTCGTCGCAGCCCTCGCCCTCGCCGCCGCAGCCGCGGCCGCGCTGCTCGTCGTCGGGCAGGGGGCCGAGGGCGGCGTCCGCACGTGGACCGGGGGAGCGGTGTCCCTCGTCCTCCTCGCCCTGGGCGGGGCCGCGCTCGTCGGGCTCGACGGCGTGACCGCGCGTGCCGCGCAGCACTCGTTCGGGTGGCGCCAGCTCAGCCTCGGCCTCGGTGTCGCTGCGATCCTCGCCGCGGCGGGCGCGACGATCGCGCACGCCGGGCTCTCGACCGACCTCACCGCCTCGTCGGGCCACGGGCTGCGCGTCCTCCAGCGCGACGTCGTGCCCGCCGTCGGCCGTCAGATGCAGGAAGAGCCGCGCGCCGGTCGCGTGCTCGTGCTCGACGCCGGCGACGAGATCACCTACCAGCTGCTGCGCGGCAACGGTCCGCTCCTGACCGAGTCGTCGGTCGTGCTCACCGAGCGCGGCCTGCACACCGACGACGCCGCGGGTCCGCTCGGCGGGGCCGTCGCCGCGCTCGTGGGCGTCTCGGGCGAAGAGTCCGAGCAGCTCGCCGACCTCGGCGTCGCGGCGGTCGTCGTGTCGCCAGCAGGAACGCCCGCGCAGCGCGAGGAGCTCGTCGCCAACCTCGGGACGTCCGCGGCTCTCGAGCAGGTCGCCGAGGGTGAGTACGGCACCATCTGGCGCGTCGTCTCGGGCCTCCCCTCTGCGGAGGGCACGCCGGCGGTCGTGTCGTGGGCCCGCGTCGTCGACGAACGTGGCGCGGCGCTCGTGGTGCCCTCGGACGGCACGTCGCTCGACGTCGCCCTCTCGTCCCTCGACCAGCCGGCCGCGGCGGGGACATGGACCGCCCCGCCCGGCCGTCGCCTGCTCGTCCTCGCCGAGACCGCCGACCCGGGCTGGCGCGCGACCCTCGACGGGCGTGAGCTGACCGCGGTCGAGGGGGAGCGCTGGGAGCAGGCCTTCGAGCTGCCCGCTGACGCGACCGGCAGGGTCGTGGTGCAGTTCGAGTCGGTCGGCAGCGGGTGGTGGCGCGCGACGATCGTCGGCTTCGCGGTCGTGTACGTGCTGCTGCTCATCCCCGTCCGGAGGAAGGTGACGACCCGATGA
- a CDS encoding CHAP domain-containing protein: protein MEALAQPRNLTARRRARRLGALGVAAVMAVGTLAVAPSASAAPAAVATAAPTVLAARAASTVTLSVSHGKVRKNEAVWVAGKVKVGGKVAAKRKVTIQTRKPGGTWTSVGEVRTKGNGKFSTSLRVTSKVEVRARVGATTSGAAAASAARTVATTSGDRTLANRKASLAARAGAYKGKAVTLTKKQRSATRLDGLAAARYRSVAKGLLVETTTRSKGKKTVRTWLVSGKILKAYKAAGGPKGTYGVPVGDARCGLPADGCVQRFSRGVLYSSSAKAKATGTRTLGARGEVFAAARSQLGYKKRTPNPEVQSTKFNRWMGSSKPWCSFFVSWSFAASGHRSSVPQEKSFAKFRAEVRRTMKTGKSPKVGALAFLDTRPPVGDNHVAIVVARSGKNITIVEGNMGSGWGNRGVITRTIPARSAVFYAYPNY, encoded by the coding sequence ATGGAAGCCCTCGCACAGCCTCGCAACCTGACCGCCCGACGTCGTGCACGGAGGCTCGGCGCCCTGGGGGTCGCCGCCGTCATGGCGGTCGGCACGCTCGCCGTCGCGCCCTCCGCGAGCGCGGCGCCGGCCGCCGTCGCGACCGCGGCGCCGACCGTGCTCGCGGCACGCGCCGCGTCGACCGTCACCCTCTCGGTGAGCCACGGCAAGGTCCGCAAGAACGAGGCGGTCTGGGTCGCGGGCAAGGTCAAGGTCGGCGGCAAGGTCGCGGCGAAGCGCAAGGTCACCATCCAGACGCGCAAGCCTGGCGGCACCTGGACCTCCGTCGGGGAGGTCCGGACCAAGGGGAACGGGAAGTTCTCGACGTCGCTGCGCGTCACGAGCAAGGTCGAGGTCCGGGCACGCGTCGGCGCGACGACCAGCGGGGCAGCGGCTGCGAGCGCGGCGCGGACCGTCGCGACGACCTCAGGCGACCGCACCCTCGCGAACCGGAAGGCCTCGCTCGCTGCCCGGGCGGGCGCGTACAAGGGCAAGGCCGTCACGCTCACCAAGAAGCAGCGCAGCGCGACCCGCCTCGACGGTCTGGCCGCCGCCCGGTACCGGTCGGTCGCGAAGGGCCTGCTCGTCGAGACCACGACCCGCAGCAAGGGCAAGAAGACGGTCCGCACGTGGCTCGTGAGCGGCAAGATCCTCAAGGCGTACAAGGCCGCCGGCGGTCCGAAGGGTACGTATGGCGTGCCCGTCGGCGACGCCCGGTGCGGTCTGCCGGCGGACGGTTGCGTCCAGCGGTTCTCGCGCGGTGTCCTCTACTCGTCGTCGGCCAAGGCGAAGGCGACGGGCACGAGAACCCTCGGGGCGCGTGGCGAGGTGTTCGCTGCGGCTCGCTCTCAGCTCGGCTACAAGAAGCGCACCCCGAACCCCGAGGTCCAGTCGACCAAGTTCAACAGGTGGATGGGCTCCTCGAAGCCGTGGTGCTCGTTCTTCGTGTCGTGGTCGTTCGCCGCGAGCGGTCACCGGAGCTCCGTCCCCCAGGAGAAGAGCTTCGCGAAGTTCCGCGCCGAGGTGCGCCGCACGATGAAGACCGGCAAGAGCCCCAAGGTCGGCGCCCTCGCCTTCCTCGACACGCGCCCGCCCGTCGGTGACAACCACGTGGCGATCGTGGTCGCCCGGTCCGGCAAGAACATCACGATCGTCGAGGGCAACATGGGCTCCGGCTGGGGCAACCGCGGCGTGATCACGCGGACGATCCCGGCGCGCAGCGCCGTCTTCTACGCCTACCCGAACTACTGA
- a CDS encoding Trm112 family protein translates to MNQPNTPAPLSVEPWVRDILRCPVTGATLVDGVGPGGEPELHSTDPERPLAYPVRDGIPVLLEDDARPL, encoded by the coding sequence ATGAACCAGCCCAACACCCCCGCACCGCTCTCCGTCGAGCCCTGGGTGCGCGACATCCTTCGCTGCCCCGTCACCGGCGCGACGCTCGTCGACGGCGTCGGACCGGGCGGCGAGCCCGAGCTGCACTCGACGGACCCCGAGCGGCCGCTCGCCTACCCCGTGCGCGATGGCATCCCGGTCCTGCTCGAGGACGACGCCCGCCCGCTGTGA
- a CDS encoding DUF5719 family protein: MTNDGRGDVEPDQPLEPAGAAGEAPETETEIGNEEIETEADIETETEPAPDAEEPRRSAGAALLRGLTGVLVVGLTVGVAYGADLLEPEATTAAPATTVELVPATTPVVCAGPTQLVATDAEGDPAFDPSPVGTTSLVTGAVLPPTKVADPVLRTLDEATVEAPVAAGAGGAVLGAAVASGTALWSVPAADGTVHTAATASSATAAGDLRGLAATACQSPAIDHWLVAGSTEVGSSTRLVVQNPSRTPATVEVEVYGPAGRVDLAGPAVLPVPAGGTTTTLLEGVAAGQRRVAVHVRASGALVTSYLQVSALDGVRPLGVDLVGAGAEPSTRQVLAGVVTPATAVGTDGPVVRLLAPERAATARLAIYGPSGRVLLPGADDAVLEAGAVTDVSLAGLPAGAYDVLVEADAPVVAAATTSTAGTDGSDVATVVSQDPATTAAQSAAALPQGTRATVVLGAVPGSVDSVPGALVAGLDATTPPVAPEGASAAAGVRAQVVALDRAGAVVYDQVVELAAGTTRALPLAATVPGASVAAVVVREVDAAGTPAAGAATRLVWSVRLSADAQDGTVDGLVAALGPSPLRSAGTQITLREGLRSGLD; this comes from the coding sequence ATGACGAACGACGGTCGCGGCGACGTCGAGCCGGACCAGCCTCTCGAGCCCGCCGGCGCCGCTGGCGAGGCTCCCGAGACCGAGACCGAGATCGGGAACGAGGAGATCGAGACCGAGGCCGATATCGAGACCGAGACCGAGCCTGCGCCCGACGCGGAAGAGCCGCGCCGCTCGGCCGGCGCCGCGCTCCTGCGCGGCCTCACGGGCGTGCTCGTCGTCGGCCTGACCGTCGGTGTCGCCTACGGCGCCGATCTCCTCGAGCCCGAGGCGACGACCGCCGCCCCCGCGACGACGGTCGAGCTCGTCCCCGCGACGACCCCCGTCGTGTGCGCGGGTCCCACCCAGCTCGTCGCGACGGACGCCGAGGGCGACCCCGCCTTCGACCCGTCGCCCGTCGGTACCACCTCGCTCGTCACGGGGGCCGTCCTGCCGCCGACGAAGGTCGCCGACCCGGTCCTGCGCACCCTCGACGAGGCGACCGTCGAGGCGCCCGTCGCCGCGGGGGCGGGAGGTGCCGTCCTCGGCGCCGCTGTCGCGAGCGGCACCGCGCTCTGGTCCGTCCCCGCCGCCGACGGCACCGTGCACACGGCCGCGACGGCGTCGTCCGCCACCGCAGCGGGCGACCTCCGCGGGCTCGCCGCGACGGCCTGTCAGTCGCCCGCGATCGACCACTGGCTCGTCGCTGGCAGCACCGAGGTCGGCTCGAGCACGCGCCTCGTCGTCCAGAACCCCTCGCGAACCCCCGCCACGGTCGAGGTCGAGGTCTACGGACCCGCGGGACGCGTGGACCTCGCCGGGCCCGCCGTCCTCCCGGTTCCCGCGGGCGGCACGACGACGACCCTCCTCGAGGGTGTCGCGGCCGGGCAGCGCCGCGTCGCGGTCCACGTCCGCGCGTCGGGCGCCCTCGTGACCTCCTACCTGCAGGTCTCCGCGCTCGACGGCGTCCGGCCGCTCGGCGTCGACCTCGTCGGCGCGGGCGCCGAGCCGTCCACGCGCCAGGTCCTCGCGGGAGTCGTGACGCCCGCGACCGCCGTCGGCACGGACGGCCCGGTCGTCCGGCTGCTCGCGCCCGAGCGGGCAGCAACCGCGCGGCTCGCGATCTACGGGCCCTCGGGCCGCGTCCTGCTCCCGGGCGCTGACGACGCCGTCCTCGAAGCCGGCGCCGTCACGGACGTGAGCCTCGCAGGCCTGCCCGCGGGCGCCTACGACGTCCTCGTCGAGGCCGACGCCCCGGTCGTCGCAGCCGCGACGACGTCGACCGCCGGGACGGACGGTTCCGACGTCGCGACCGTCGTCTCCCAGGACCCTGCGACGACGGCGGCGCAGTCCGCGGCGGCGCTCCCGCAAGGGACGCGTGCGACCGTCGTGCTCGGCGCCGTCCCCGGGTCGGTCGACTCGGTCCCGGGCGCCCTCGTCGCCGGCCTCGACGCGACGACCCCGCCCGTCGCCCCGGAGGGCGCGAGCGCCGCCGCCGGGGTGCGTGCGCAGGTCGTCGCGCTCGACCGTGCCGGCGCCGTGGTGTACGACCAGGTCGTCGAGCTGGCCGCCGGCACCACGCGAGCGCTCCCGCTCGCGGCGACCGTGCCGGGCGCGTCCGTCGCCGCGGTCGTCGTGCGTGAGGTCGACGCCGCCGGGACGCCCGCCGCCGGTGCGGCGACCCGGCTCGTGTGGTCGGTGCGGCTCTCTGCAGACGCCCAGGACGGCACGGTCGACGGTCTCGTCGCCGCACTCGGACCCTCGCCGCTGCGCAGCGCGGGGACACAGATCACGCTCCGTGAAGGACTGCGCTCCGGGCTCGACTGA
- the manB gene encoding phosphomannomutase/phosphoglucomutase (converts mannose-6-phosphate to mannose-1-phosphate; the resulting product is then converted to GDP-mannose by ManC which is then used in the synthesis of mannose-containing glycoconjugates that are important for mediating entry into host cells) — MSSAPRDLASVVTAYDVRGHVPGQLDASVAAALGAAFAQTVVLPEAPAGEKPRVVVGHDMRRSGPELADAYAAALTAAGIDVEIIGPCSTDMLYHASGVQGVPGTMVTASREALDLNGFKLCRAGARPVGKGSGLEEVQAAAEAVLAGAPAPAADLPGAVTRGSNLAAYATFLRELVDLEHVRPLRVVVDAGHGMAGLTVPAVLGRAADLPRLPIKVLPLRLEHDGDPARPVNDPSGEGGLAALSDEVVAEGADVGLAFDADADRVIVVDENGVPVSASALTALIGLRLVARESTGRRAATVIHDLVTSRVVPDLVSATGATAVRTRVGHSYVKAEMAAHDAVFGGEHSAHYYFRDFFFADTGMLAALHVLAALGSQPHPMSALAEMYEPYSADATDLPMTPEEMARATERVVEAYVHQRGAGDVEVDELDGLTVSHWGSMPQWWFNLRPANTEPVLRFVVEAADEDMLTKVRDDVLTLLRAQD; from the coding sequence GTGAGCAGCGCGCCCAGAGACCTCGCCTCCGTCGTCACCGCGTACGACGTCCGCGGCCACGTACCCGGACAGCTCGACGCCTCCGTCGCCGCCGCGCTCGGCGCGGCGTTCGCCCAGACCGTCGTCCTCCCCGAGGCCCCTGCAGGCGAGAAGCCGCGCGTCGTCGTCGGGCACGACATGCGTCGCTCGGGCCCCGAGCTCGCCGACGCGTACGCGGCGGCGCTCACGGCGGCAGGGATCGACGTCGAGATCATCGGCCCGTGCTCGACGGACATGCTGTATCACGCGTCCGGCGTGCAGGGCGTCCCCGGCACGATGGTCACCGCGAGCCGGGAAGCCCTCGACCTCAACGGCTTCAAGCTGTGCCGCGCGGGCGCACGTCCCGTCGGCAAGGGGAGCGGGCTCGAGGAGGTCCAGGCAGCCGCCGAGGCCGTGCTCGCCGGCGCCCCCGCGCCGGCAGCAGACCTCCCGGGCGCGGTCACGCGGGGCAGCAACCTCGCTGCGTACGCGACCTTCCTGCGTGAGCTCGTCGACCTCGAGCACGTGCGGCCGCTGCGGGTCGTCGTCGACGCCGGGCACGGCATGGCAGGCCTGACGGTCCCGGCCGTGCTCGGTCGCGCCGCCGACCTGCCGCGGCTGCCGATCAAGGTGCTGCCGCTGCGCCTCGAGCACGACGGCGACCCCGCCCGCCCCGTGAACGACCCGTCCGGCGAGGGTGGTCTCGCCGCGCTGAGCGACGAGGTCGTCGCGGAGGGCGCCGACGTCGGCCTCGCGTTCGACGCCGACGCGGACCGCGTGATCGTCGTCGACGAGAACGGCGTCCCCGTGAGCGCGTCCGCGCTGACCGCTCTCATCGGGCTGCGGCTCGTCGCGCGCGAGAGCACCGGGCGCCGGGCGGCGACCGTCATCCACGACCTCGTGACCTCGCGCGTCGTCCCCGACCTCGTGTCCGCCACGGGCGCGACCGCCGTCCGCACGCGCGTCGGCCACTCGTACGTCAAGGCCGAGATGGCCGCCCACGACGCGGTGTTCGGCGGGGAGCACTCCGCGCACTACTACTTCCGCGACTTCTTCTTCGCCGACACGGGCATGCTCGCCGCCCTGCACGTGCTCGCCGCGCTCGGCAGCCAGCCGCACCCGATGTCCGCGCTCGCCGAGATGTACGAGCCGTACAGCGCCGACGCGACCGACCTGCCGATGACGCCCGAGGAGATGGCGCGGGCGACCGAGCGCGTCGTCGAGGCGTACGTGCACCAGCGCGGCGCAGGCGACGTCGAGGTCGACGAGCTCGACGGCCTCACCGTCTCCCACTGGGGCTCGATGCCGCAGTGGTGGTTCAACCTCAGGCCTGCGAACACCGAGCCCGTGCTCCGGTTCGTGGTCGAGGCGGCCGACGAGGACATGCTGACCAAGGTGCGCGACGACGTGCTGACGCTCCTGCGCGCGCAGGACTGA